Proteins from a genomic interval of Pseudoruegeria sp. SHC-113:
- a CDS encoding FadR/GntR family transcriptional regulator: protein MPPSDTDLLLSRSSAFSRSLAGQLARDIGERILSGSLAPGQLLPDENALCEEFDVSRTVVREGVKLLVSKGLLEVRQRVGTRVQDVRNWQMLDRDVLMWHQSIQIDGARLQSLMELRQSIEPDAAFHAATRRSDTQLAAIVAASERLSEHAGENSKYVLADATFHIAVLRAANNPYLDALESAIFTGLMLSIRITNPDEARNLKSVPLHKSIADAIVAQDATAARAHMQTHLEDAAARLTQGLAAQGASGGR, encoded by the coding sequence ATGCCCCCGTCCGATACCGATCTTCTGCTGTCGCGCAGTTCGGCGTTCAGCCGCTCGCTTGCGGGGCAGCTTGCCCGCGATATCGGCGAGCGGATCCTGTCGGGGTCACTGGCGCCGGGGCAGCTGCTGCCCGATGAAAACGCGCTCTGCGAGGAGTTCGACGTCAGCCGCACGGTGGTGCGCGAAGGGGTAAAGCTCTTGGTGTCCAAGGGCCTGCTGGAAGTGCGGCAGCGCGTGGGCACGCGGGTGCAGGACGTGCGCAACTGGCAGATGCTGGATCGCGACGTGCTGATGTGGCACCAGTCCATCCAGATCGACGGCGCGCGGCTGCAGAGCCTGATGGAGCTGCGCCAATCCATCGAGCCCGACGCCGCCTTCCACGCCGCCACCCGCCGCAGCGACACGCAGCTGGCCGCCATCGTGGCCGCGAGCGAGCGGCTTTCCGAACACGCCGGGGAGAACAGCAAATACGTGCTGGCCGATGCCACCTTCCACATTGCCGTGCTGCGGGCGGCCAACAACCCCTACCTCGATGCGTTGGAGAGCGCGATCTTCACCGGGTTGATGCTGTCGATCCGCATCACCAACCCCGACGAGGCGCGCAATCTGAAATCCGTGCCGCTGCATAAATCCATCGCCGATGCCATCGTCGCGCAGGATGCCACGGCGGCGCGGGCCCATATGCAGACGCATCTGGAGGACGCCGCCGCCCGGCTCACGCAGGGGCTTGCGGCGCAGGGCGCGTCGGGCGGGCGCTGA
- a CDS encoding SMP-30/gluconolactonase/LRE family protein yields the protein MTAPLSAPRLLCDAQALCGESPAWDMATQRLWWVDIAAHRLHRRHPETGLWEIWQMPELISAVVCTSCSARPLVALKSGLFRFCAETGALTFLHSPEPGLAGNRLNDCTTDPAGRLLAGTMSEGAKAATGALYLYGQSGPRRLHGGLTVANGIAHAPDGARLYVVDSAAGVILKLAYDAPTGMASAPQVLAQYAPEQGKPDGLCVDAEGAIWVAFWDGARVERLAPDGAVLARYPLPVKRPTSLCFGGPDLQTLFITSARIGLETAGPDGGLFYLKAPAPGLPVTSANWPLSPLA from the coding sequence ATGACAGCTCCCCTTTCCGCTCCCCGCCTGCTCTGCGATGCACAGGCGCTCTGTGGCGAAAGCCCCGCGTGGGACATGGCCACGCAGCGGCTGTGGTGGGTGGACATCGCCGCCCACCGTCTGCACCGGCGGCACCCCGAAACCGGCCTGTGGGAGATCTGGCAGATGCCGGAGCTGATCAGCGCCGTGGTCTGTACCTCCTGCAGCGCCCGCCCGCTGGTGGCGCTGAAGAGCGGGCTCTTCCGCTTCTGCGCCGAGACAGGCGCGCTCACCTTCCTGCACAGCCCCGAACCCGGCCTTGCGGGCAACCGTCTGAACGATTGCACCACCGACCCTGCGGGCCGCCTGCTCGCCGGCACCATGAGCGAAGGGGCCAAAGCGGCAACGGGGGCGCTGTACCTTTACGGGCAAAGCGGCCCGCGCCGCCTGCACGGCGGGCTCACCGTGGCCAATGGCATCGCCCATGCCCCCGATGGCGCGCGGCTCTACGTGGTGGACAGCGCCGCCGGTGTGATCCTTAAGCTCGCATATGATGCCCCAACAGGCATGGCCAGCGCCCCGCAGGTGCTGGCGCAATATGCGCCGGAGCAGGGAAAGCCCGACGGCCTCTGCGTGGATGCGGAAGGCGCGATCTGGGTGGCCTTCTGGGATGGCGCGCGGGTTGAGCGGCTTGCACCGGATGGCGCTGTTCTGGCCCGCTATCCCCTGCCCGTGAAGCGCCCCACCAGCCTGTGCTTCGGCGGGCCAGACCTGCAGACGCTGTTCATCACCTCCGCCCGGATCGGGCTGGAAACGGCAGGGCCGGACGGCGGGTTATTCTACCTCAAAGCACCGGCCCCCGGGCTGCCTGTTACTTCGGCAAACTG